Genomic segment of Primulina huaijiensis isolate GDHJ02 unplaced genomic scaffold, ASM1229523v2 scaffold38717, whole genome shotgun sequence:
TCTCGActtcaaagctgtcaatatcaatctgaaattaCATAAcgaataggcacaatatcaatattcaactaaactcagatctgttctgatcaatattcaatctaattcaatattgacggcataacggtacaatatttatatccccgtcaactcagataacaacagatatcaattacaaatcataaccagtaGTCAATACCATCCATAATCTcataaatctgaataatctcaattcaatatctgaaaattcataataattccataaacaatctgttcttcaatctgctCTCAATTCTActatgtctaatatctcaagaacatcatatatcaatcatatctgattctgacaatatcataatttcaaatcatgtcaaaacgtaataaaacttacgtccaattGAAACTCTTGTCGAGAAGAATATAggactgaagtcggattgaaaatcggacggacggatctttcataAACTTCAGATTTCTAAAataaggcgtaaggatttttcacAACTTTCCTCTGGAGCTTCTCTCGATTTCATCTGTTGAATCTCAAGAGAAATGAAAATAGTACGAATTATATACGTCCAACAAGTATGGCAAAGACAAGTGTCGAATTTCTGTCCAGcatgcctcgcgcatatgcgcgtcgaataccggcgcatatgcgcgagactctcGGTCTCGGCGCCTTGTCTTCTCGGctgctcgtgcatatgcgcgcgaccTATTGTCTCGGCATACTTCAGTCTaccacctcgcgcatatgcgcgccctctcctcgcgcatatgcgcgaggttctctgcctgcctcgcgcatatgcgcgcctcttgttgcgcatatgcgcgaggtgttctgtcctcgcacatacaATATCACATACCAACTCAAATCGTGTCTCGGAGTGGTctttctataatcacatcaagtcataatcattaatctccgaTTAACATACTAAATATCTCGGGCATTAAACTTTTCGTTCCTTCTCGTTGAATTGTCGTTAAAATTTTATGGTTTGTATATAAAATACCCGATGGAGATGTGATGGAGATATCATAAATGAAGATGATAATGAggatgacaaaaatttgtgtgagacggtctcacgggtcgtattttgtgagacgtatctcttatttggatcattcataaaaaattattattttttatactaagagtattactttttattgtgaatatcgataaggttgatccgtctaacagataaagattcgtgagaccgtcttacaagagacctactcaatgaGGATATGGAATCTTACTCGATTTTGACTTACATTCCTAGCTTGATTATAAGACTCAAATTCCTCACCGTTCCGGCTGTTGTTATAATATCATGTGACGCTCAATTCTTATGTTTAAAAATTGAATTGCATCTCTTATTGTTATTCATTAGAACTTAGtgcacaaaaatatttttgtggaACAAATTGTTCAAAAGTACAATTTtaagtcaaatttaaattgataGATTTAAGCTGAGAAGATAGCAATAAGgttctaaaaaaaacaaaaacttatgtgagacggtctcacgggtcgtatttgtgagacatatctcttatttgggtcatccatgaaaaagtattattttttatgctaagaatattactttttattgtgaatatgggtaaggttgacccgtctcacagattaagatccgtgagacggtctcacatgagacccactctctAAAAATGTAAGACATGACAAAATGTTACGATTAAGTTTCAAACTTCACAAGTTTAAGAGGAATTAAAACTAGATTATGCGTGAAAAACGCTTTTTGCTTTTAGCATAAATTTTCaagttataaaaaatataagtcTCAAAATCTTAAATTGTGTGGAGTAAAACTTTTGTGTTTGTGTGTTATCTCTTAGTGGCAAAGAAGTAAATAATggacaaattttatttcaatgagtttttttttagtttaaaaaaattatattattaaatatttatttttgaaataaaatgtaagagtaaaatttattttaaaaagtaaaaaattaatttaaaatttttaaaaaaatgtttttttttctcgttttttcatattttttacacGATCAATCTGATCAACCAAAGGGTTGACGCTTTTGTCtgaaacaaaatttatatttatttaatatataattatttaatattaataaagtaAAGTTCTTGAAAGACTCGCaaattatcaaataaaacaattaGAGAACGAGTTCGACTCGAAATAAATTTCTAACATGTTCGAGTTCAACTCTAATTGAAAAATTGCATatacaaatcaaataattttcaaacCGACTCGAAAAATTCATGTCCACAATCAGATGCACTTTTGGTGTAGTGTTTTACGAATAGGTTTGGTAGATGTTATGGGTAGTGCATTCGTCCACTCAACACATGACACGTGTGTTCAGTGATGAATCATAGTCATTCATCCTTACATCATGGTTGAATTATTAGTCATAATTTATCCATTCAATATATGTGTCATATATTGAGTGTTTAAGAGCACTACTCACATGGACAGCACAACAAAGCCGAATATCATCACATTttcaggaaaaagaaaaaaaacacctCGGGTGCGCTGCATAGTTGCATAAATATTTGTGGCTTTTAGAAGTTTCCGAGAAACAAAAATCTTAGCAGTGATATAGGAATTTGCGCTTTATTCAAACGGGGATGCTAAATTCGAGCATATAGGATTAatgttgttttattaaatgaaaaatgaagtatttcaaaaccatgatttCCGACTAGTTAATGCCCATTATTGTTCAAGCCACCTATTTTAGGTTGCCCCTCCAACAAATTACTCACCAGCCACAAATTAGGTTTTAATGAACCTTCTCAGTGGTCATATGTTTTCACATATTCTAGTTATATTGGTtttgatggttttttttttaaggtaCTAAAAGTGCGTCCGGCAACGTcgacgatataaaataaaatcacgaTTTTGGTTctcattttgaaattaatttgttgtttttaaatataaaaaaactaaaaaaggaTGCACCAAATTAattagaatttttgaaaatacaacATACAgattgttttttttccttttttcaaaTATAGAAAACGAAAAATGTACAGAGGGTATACATACAAAAAAGTGAAACATGTTTTGAATTTAACATAGAAAAGGATTGTTAATCTATGATTGAATAAATATTGGATAAAATCGTCCAAAAAAAAATGGCTTCATTCAATCAAACTTGATAATTAAAAAGCAAGTTTTTAATTAATAGCCTTTGCCAATTCATAACGCAACTAATGTTTCACTCGACGTTATGATCCAACGAGATGTTGAGAATTACTTTATTCTTTTGCAGATCTTTATACTTTATGATGTAAATGATCTGATTTAATAACGTAGTTTGATCAAAAGTTCGACTCAAGTTTATAATTTGAAGTTCATAACCTTCTATTAACTATCTCCATATTATAGATTTTTTGTCAACTCCTTGAAGAAGCCAAATTGTACCTTATCCTAGGAGGTTAAATATCAATCCAGATTAATTTTTAACCTGCAGGCGGGATAGTGTGTAAACTAATACAGACGGTGTAAATCCAGCAAAATTTTTGAAAGTGAAACTACGTaaacaaaaaatcattaaatttaaagGAGCGATTCATAAAATCTAAAGGATGCACAATTGCCAAAACctaaccatttttttttatttatctgcCGACAATTACGGAATGATTCttattaaatacataatatgttGAATTTTCAACGGACAATATCATAAATCAACATAGTCTGGACTGAATTTGCGAGGTCACGGTCGAAGAGGGTGAGGGTGCTCGTCATTGTACAGACAATTAGCGACTTCTGATAGGTTTACAAGTGAAGAGAACAAAAATAAACCGATTTCACACATGAATGAAAAGGATTCCATAAAATtgttcaaatataaaaatatacattTGAGGAATGCtttaaagatttgatatgttatataaaatgtattttctttTTGAGAACTAATCtcataaaaattctaaaaaatgaATTTGGTGTAATTATGTTTGATGGAAGACCTGATAAGTTTGACCCGGGAAAAGGTATAATTTGAAGAATTTACGTCGCCACCAAATATTGGTGCAAAAAAGTTATCGTCTTTTACTCAACTCCCACCAAAATACAGAGTGGCAAAGTCGGGTAATAAATGTTCATACAACTGCACCCGATGAAGCTCATAAATGCTCCCAACTGTTTCAAAATGGTTCCACACTATAAATCTGTGCACTTGTACAGAAACATCCTATTAACAAAACCAATTTACAACACAATTTTCTCTGCAGCTTCCCATTTTAGAAAAATGGCTGGTGAATTTGCCGAGGAGAAGAAATTTGACGACTGTGTTAAAATCCTCAGCACGGGAAATGTGAAGCCCAAGAAACCGATTGGAAAAAAAGAATGCCAGCTGGTCACATTCGATCTCCCGTACTTGGCGTTTTACTATAATCAGAAACTGATAATTTACAAAAGTGAGGATGATTTCGAGGGAATAGTGCAGAGATCGAAAGACGGGCTTGCTGTTGTTTTGGAGGAATTTTATCAGTTGGCTGGGAAACTGGATAAAGATGAAGATGGTGTGTTTAAAGTTGTGTATGACGATGATATGGAAGGAGTGGAGGTTGTGGCCGCGGCGGCGGAGGAGCTGGAAGTGGCGGAGCTGACGGCGGAGGAAGGGACGTCGAAGTTTAAGGCTCTGCTGCCTTACAACATGATCTTGAATTTGGAAGGGCTCCACAAGCCGCTGCTGGCAGTGCAGGTAATATAATTGTTTCTTGCGTACTCTAATTTCTCTTTGtctaaattttcttgattggataACCACTTTTGATAATGACGATGTGatatatatagttaattatacgtgattatatataatataatataatcgataaggattttatttcaattattaaattctattAAATGCCCTGGGGACTGAGGTGGTTCGGACAGATATACGAAATGAAGTCGAGTACAATGAGGACTGGAACCTTTTTAATGGGGGGTGTTGGAGAAAGAAAATAAGGGAAATTGGCTTCAGTCCACATCGATTTTTGTGTGTTCAGTCtcgtataattttttaataccacattttcacatgaattatatcaCATTTTGTAAGACATAGTATCACAATTTTGTGAGTAAGAAAAgaaccaaaaaatatttttatggggATTTTTCAGCAACTTACACAAGAAAATACCTATAAATGTATTTATCGGTgtctttttaatattaatattaaataaataaaacaggTCACAAAGCTAAAGGATGGGGTTGCAATCGGCTGTGCTTTTAACCATGCTATTCTCGATGGCACGTCCACGTGGCACTTCATGGCCGCATGGGCCCAAATCTGCAGCGGTTCTTCTGCCTATGTCGCAATCCCACCATTCCTCGACCGCACCAAAGCAAGAAACACCAGAGTAAAGCTCGACCTCTCCAAGCCATCCGACGCGCCGGAGCATGCCAAGTCAGCTTCATCCAACGGTGACGCGGGCGCCAAATCCCTCCGCGAAAAGGTATTCAAGTTCTCCGAATCAGACATTGACCAGATCAAGTCAAAAGTCAACGCCAGTGGATCCAAGCCCTTCTCCACATTCCAGTCCCTCTCCGCGCACGTGTGGTCCGCCGTCACACGAGCGCGGGAGCTGAAGCCCGAGGAGTACACGGTGTTCACTGTGTTCGCCGACTGCAGAAAGCGGGTGGACCCAAAGATGCCGGAGAGTTACTTCGGGAATTTGATCCAGGCGATCTTCACCGTCACTGCGGCCGGGCTGATCATGTCGAACCCGATTCAGTTCGGGGCTGATCTGATCAGAACCGCAATTGAATCCCACGATGCGAAGGCGATTGACGCTCGAAACACTGAGTGGGAAACCAACCCAGTAATCTTCCAGTTCAAGGATGCCGGGGTGAACTGCGTGGCAGTGGGGAGCTCCCCTCGGTTTAAGGTTTACGACGTGGATTTCGGGTGGGGCAAACCCGAAAGCGTTAGGAGCGGGCTGAATAACAGGTTCGATGGTATGGTGTACCTGTATCCGGGCAAAGATGGGGGAAGAAGCATCGATGTggagatcagtttggaggatgatgcCCTCAAGAGGTTGGAGAAGGACAAGGAATTTCTCATGGAGCTTTaactatgaaaaataatttggttTTGAGGTTTTCGTTTCTCCGAGTGTTTAGTGTCTTTGTGGGACAAAAAATATTGTGTCGATTCCAGTTTCATTATGACGTTTAACCCGATCgccttttatatatttttctcatGAATTTTGATGACTGCATTACAGGgaacaaaatataaatcaattaaCATAAATTGTTAATACATCGTTTTTTCAGAGAGACTAAAGACACTTTCCTGAAAACAGAACCTAAATGCCAGAAACTCTTACTTTCTAGTTTCTCGCACGCCATCCTTTCTCTGTTTCATATTTGATAAAACTAAAGTTTCGTACTGATAGGAAATCGATTACATCTGGCTCATCTCCCAGAAGTTTTACCTCTTTAGTATTTCAAAACCTCTAATGAACATAGAATAAAAAAACTATAACCATTTTCCATCAGTGATCATTATGATAAACTTGACTAAGTTCAATGAAAATATTTGTTAAGAAATTGAAACGTACAGTTTATTCAATCTTTTCATGTTTCAAAAAGAATGCGAACGTAGACCAGTACAACAGAATTGCATAAATATTGGATGCATTACAGATTCTTGCTACAAGATCAATCCTATTACAGAAACACAAGTAAATTAACAATTCCCCGCTCTCAGATCACCATCAAATCACAAAAATTTATTGCTTACCATACAATCAAAGACAAAAACACTAAACTCATTCTTGCTCAAGGCACACAAGTTCTAGATCACGTTTCAAAAATCGTCACTCTGAAATTTCATGCCTTGCTTTCGGTATTTGCAGGAGAAGGGCTAGAAGACGACACAGCTGAAAGGACTTCTTGGAGATCGCTGGCCTCTGGATTTTGAGCGAGAATCGTCTCTGAAGAAGCTTCTTCTTGAGGGGCGTctaatgttttattaaaatctACATCAGCTGTATCTATAGAACCAGCTTGAGTAGCGTCCAATACTTCGGATTCTGATTGTACACGGGCTCTCTCCGCTTCTTCTGCCTGCTCTTTCTTCAGTTGAGTAAGAACTCCTGTCAGCTTTTCTGCTGTGATCTTCGAGGAGCCCTCTTTCGACACTTCCACACTGTCAGATGGAATACCACCtgcaatttttattattaatccACCATTTTGAATTCAATCAAATATCATTGACAAGTAGGTCATCCATTCAAAATCTGCGTTTTGGCAATATTTGCCCAAGACCCCAAAACCCGATGCTCATTCAAATGATGTGGGGATTAATAATGGTTTGAAATACATAGCGAAATCCTTCAATCCAAAGACAACCTTAGATAACGAACTTGCTATAATCCTTCAATCCAAAGACAACCTTAGAAAACAAACTTGTTATGGATATACGAAAAACGGGAACAGCGAAGCAATCAAGTGACATTTCTGAACTGATGGGTATAACATATACTTCAGGAAAGCCTCATTCTCAAAGAAGTTGCAACAACATCAAGGCATCCAAAAGTACATAATGTTTGGCCGGCATGGAAGCAGCCAATAAATTAATCCTTAAGTTTTGAagtcaataaaatatatttccaGGAGCAATATACAGATTTTTTTAACAATCTATTACAGAACCATAATCGCATAATTTAACTGGTTGTTAGGTAGAACGAGTGACGGGATCAAGGTGCCTGGAAAGAGCTGCCGCCCCCCAATCCCAAACACTCACGCAAACACgttttcctatcaacttcaatatttttatgttacaCACAGAAAATATCATTTCGCCcctcaaattttcgaattttagtttAACTAACTTCTGTCACACGAATTACAGACTATCGTTCTGATGTATTCACCACCAACAATTAAATTTTGCGAATAATAAACCAAATTCTTGGTGAAGATTAGTCGCCAGAGTTTTCAAAGAATATTTTATGTATACTGGAATTTCAAGTTCTTCAGGCCATTTATCAATAAACTTCTATTTTTCCAATCCAAAATGGAataatctatatttttttaatctttatgCAAGTAAATGCTGTTAAAGCGTGAAGCAGCCTCGTGAATCTATAAATCTATCTAATTTAGCAAAAAAGACTAGAATAGTTGAAAAGATAGATGAAACTCACTGGATTCGATATTCGCCCCTGAATCCTCAGTGCTATCCTCTGTCGAAGGCTTAGTAGTGTTGGACGTAGAAGGTCTTGGCACTTGATTGTCAGGTTCATCGAGACCAATTTCTCGTTCAAGGGTGCTCTTGAATTCCCTCGAAACATTCTAT
This window contains:
- the LOC140968908 gene encoding sec-independent protein translocase protein TATB, chloroplastic-like; amino-acid sequence: MTTTMAVAISTTPSSLLQSPSSSSATGAKTVLCALSYSTTSIPKNAIFHPAKSIHQLGFTAFPQWNGIKHVGISISRHSVKIERKVKVRAKGVYASLFGVGAPEALVIGVVALLVFGPKGLAEVARNLGKTLRAFQPTIRELQNVSREFKSTLEREIGLDEPDNQVPRPSTSNTTKPSTEDSTEDSGANIESSGIPSDSVEVSKEGSSKITAEKLTGVLTQLKKEQAEEAERARVQSESEVLDATQAGSIDTADVDFNKTLDAPQEEASSETILAQNPEASDLQEVLSAVSSSSPSPANTESKA
- the LOC140968907 gene encoding BAHD acyltransferase DCR gives rise to the protein MAGEFAEEKKFDDCVKILSTGNVKPKKPIGKKECQLVTFDLPYLAFYYNQKLIIYKSEDDFEGIVQRSKDGLAVVLEEFYQLAGKLDKDEDGVFKVVYDDDMEGVEVVAAAAEELEVAELTAEEGTSKFKALLPYNMILNLEGLHKPLLAVQVTKLKDGVAIGCAFNHAILDGTSTWHFMAAWAQICSGSSAYVAIPPFLDRTKARNTRVKLDLSKPSDAPEHAKSASSNGDAGAKSLREKVFKFSESDIDQIKSKVNASGSKPFSTFQSLSAHVWSAVTRARELKPEEYTVFTVFADCRKRVDPKMPESYFGNLIQAIFTVTAAGLIMSNPIQFGADLIRTAIESHDAKAIDARNTEWETNPVIFQFKDAGVNCVAVGSSPRFKVYDVDFGWGKPESVRSGLNNRFDGMVYLYPGKDGGRSIDVEISLEDDALKRLEKDKEFLMEL